The following are from one region of the Polyangiaceae bacterium genome:
- a CDS encoding DUF3829 domain-containing protein has product MKGFTILTFVAPTVLGLGIAAAVAIPQLRDSLLHKASGPAPEVAEQAADPDKQKNDALDHLLKCSNFVDNALNTSEQRYHSWVKDKKKGPTGREHTIVGMATWDDSVLKMCNQQFDANKNLQQFGDLAKLSEDYRVAINDLIPKVDEAAKYYNKEMYKADKFEKGKKMHPDLEKAFQVFVKASDALSPEIEKYVTERSVKNLAAIEKDEGHSLHYWHRKSMLEAKSVQRLVNAEKVDYDKLEAALKSYGASVDELEKAQKTAKEVPLMWAGYKNHPRAYYDAVAFFVKRHKNNIKFTRDEQMRLNHGIGDDVPGSSDNVVKEYNGMIDGSNAVNYDGSTPT; this is encoded by the coding sequence ATGAAAGGTTTCACAATTCTCACCTTCGTCGCCCCGACGGTGCTCGGCCTGGGCATTGCCGCCGCCGTGGCGATCCCCCAGCTGCGCGACAGCCTGCTGCACAAGGCGAGCGGTCCCGCCCCCGAGGTCGCGGAGCAAGCCGCCGACCCCGACAAGCAGAAGAACGACGCCTTGGACCACCTGCTCAAGTGCAGCAACTTCGTCGACAACGCGCTCAACACCTCGGAGCAGCGCTACCACTCGTGGGTCAAAGACAAGAAGAAGGGGCCTACGGGTCGTGAGCACACCATCGTCGGCATGGCCACGTGGGACGACAGCGTGCTGAAGATGTGCAACCAGCAGTTCGACGCCAACAAGAACCTCCAGCAGTTCGGAGACTTGGCGAAGCTCAGCGAGGACTACCGGGTGGCGATCAACGACCTGATACCCAAGGTCGATGAAGCCGCCAAGTACTACAACAAGGAAATGTACAAGGCCGACAAGTTCGAGAAGGGCAAGAAGATGCACCCCGATCTCGAGAAGGCCTTTCAGGTGTTCGTGAAAGCATCGGACGCACTATCACCTGAGATCGAGAAGTACGTCACCGAGCGCTCCGTGAAGAACCTCGCAGCAATCGAAAAGGACGAGGGCCATTCACTGCACTACTGGCACCGCAAGTCGATGCTCGAGGCCAAGTCCGTGCAGCGCCTCGTGAACGCTGAGAAGGTCGACTACGACAAGCTCGAAGCCGCTCTCAAGAGCTACGGCGCCAGCGTCGACGAGCTGGAAAAGGCGCAAAAAACCGCCAAGGAAGTCCCCCTCATGTGGGCGGGTTACAAGAACCACCCGCGCGCCTACTACGACGCGGTGGCGTTCTTCGTGAAGCGCCACAAGAACAACATCAAGTTCACCCGCGACGAGCAGATGCGCCTCAACCATGGCATCGGCGATGATGTCCCGGGCTCCTCGGACAACGTGGTCAAGGAGTACAACGGGATGATCGACGGCTCCAACGCGGTCAACTACGACGGCAGCACTCCCACCTGA
- the tssI gene encoding type VI secretion system tip protein VgrG → MDTAVTLTLNAGDFELRCTAVRGTEAVGHAARLELEFSGDRFLDIRALLGTWGSLNFATDHATRSVVGLLTRVSHVASTAREGDESRRYRYRALLESGTARLRLTRRSRTFQNLSLPDIARQVLLSAGWDGALVQLDLNEAHPIQRYVVQYDETDEAFFRRICERAGVYFYFLPTEGEELREVCILTDTSTTLEPVDAPLQVIEDSGEAHAGNYARKLRFESTLLPGRVTLRDYDPERPGLDLRATNLTTSELPRGAEERELEHYQTRIPFSDLVVGEAEARRLLESLQAGAEMLSLETNAVGLYAGACCEVLPCEEDGVVSAEGRYVILRVEHDWESGHAYDVRLHCQPLSQPLRLPRETPEPRLAGVHSAWVTVPEGEEIHVDALGRANARFRWDLEGATDHESSLPIRVMQQNMVDSMALPRGGWEALVAFDQGNPERPLILGKLFNTAQPPTLSLPENKTSSAIRSFASPGSAKMNSIHTNDKAGAQTFIINAGDGKFTTVGGNLKTNTGAVEDRTIGAHQATSVGGTENLSVGQKYRVSSGSQTGTVGGAQNIGVTGKLSHEVASETVLIGGALLEQIGSPAAIATSLGSTALGAMAGSNFLSARLGKVGAMAAQFVAPMATAAYEGYKSGGVSGALKGAATAGVNTGAGMIAGMVPGGDAALSAGMEFAGNKLLEKGMDWSEKQIKGEGSGGSNKKAEGPSAEGGGAGAAQSDASGAEGGGSGNKEIKIAGAAVECVGAANIVTTPASVEWETYGVAQLLVGGAHLTKARSNVSLEVGGASIEASASHVVKAGATVAREVKAALNSTSAALTMQSSAGVGFKAPAIVFKSAGALSCSGGKVSFVVGGTTVSFDGGAVLVEGGAVTFAKKTKQSGSTDH, encoded by the coding sequence ATGGATACTGCTGTCACCCTCACGCTGAACGCTGGCGACTTCGAACTGCGCTGCACCGCGGTTCGCGGAACCGAAGCGGTGGGACATGCCGCGCGCCTCGAGTTGGAGTTCAGCGGCGACCGGTTCCTGGACATTCGCGCGCTGCTTGGCACCTGGGGCTCACTGAACTTCGCCACGGACCACGCGACGCGGAGCGTGGTTGGTCTGCTCACGCGGGTGAGCCACGTCGCGAGCACCGCGCGCGAGGGGGACGAAAGCCGGCGCTATCGCTATCGTGCATTGCTCGAGTCCGGCACCGCTCGGCTCAGACTCACTCGCCGTAGCCGCACCTTCCAGAACCTGAGCCTGCCGGACATCGCGCGGCAGGTGCTGTTGAGCGCGGGCTGGGATGGCGCTCTGGTGCAGCTCGACCTGAACGAGGCACATCCGATTCAGCGCTACGTCGTGCAATACGACGAAACCGACGAGGCCTTCTTCCGCCGCATTTGCGAGCGCGCCGGTGTCTACTTCTACTTCCTACCAACGGAGGGGGAAGAGCTTCGCGAAGTATGTATCCTCACGGATACATCCACCACCCTGGAGCCCGTCGACGCCCCGCTACAGGTCATCGAAGATTCGGGCGAGGCCCACGCCGGAAACTACGCTCGCAAGCTGCGCTTCGAGAGCACGCTACTTCCGGGACGCGTGACCCTCAGGGACTATGACCCGGAGCGCCCAGGCCTGGATTTGCGCGCGACGAACCTGACGACCTCCGAGCTGCCACGAGGTGCCGAGGAGCGCGAGCTAGAGCATTACCAGACGCGCATCCCGTTCAGCGATCTCGTGGTGGGCGAAGCTGAGGCGCGTCGGCTACTTGAGTCACTGCAAGCAGGCGCCGAAATGCTGAGCCTCGAGACGAACGCCGTCGGGCTGTACGCCGGTGCTTGCTGCGAGGTGCTGCCCTGTGAGGAAGACGGCGTGGTCTCTGCAGAGGGGCGCTACGTGATCCTTCGCGTGGAGCACGACTGGGAGAGTGGCCACGCCTACGACGTGCGGCTCCACTGCCAGCCACTGAGCCAGCCGCTACGTCTACCTCGGGAGACACCCGAGCCACGACTGGCGGGCGTGCACTCGGCATGGGTCACGGTACCAGAGGGCGAGGAGATCCACGTCGACGCGCTCGGGCGAGCCAATGCGCGTTTCCGGTGGGATCTCGAAGGAGCAACCGACCACGAGAGCAGTCTGCCCATCCGCGTCATGCAGCAGAACATGGTGGATTCCATGGCGCTCCCCCGCGGCGGGTGGGAGGCGCTGGTAGCCTTCGACCAGGGCAACCCGGAGCGGCCACTGATCCTGGGCAAGTTGTTCAACACGGCGCAGCCACCCACCTTGAGCCTGCCGGAGAACAAGACATCGAGCGCCATCCGCAGCTTTGCCTCTCCCGGCAGTGCCAAGATGAACTCCATCCACACCAACGACAAAGCTGGTGCGCAGACCTTCATCATCAACGCCGGCGACGGGAAGTTCACTACCGTCGGCGGAAACCTCAAGACGAACACGGGGGCGGTGGAGGACCGAACGATCGGCGCTCATCAGGCGACATCCGTCGGGGGGACAGAGAACCTGAGTGTTGGCCAGAAGTATCGCGTTTCCTCGGGGAGCCAAACGGGCACGGTCGGTGGCGCGCAGAACATCGGCGTGACCGGTAAGCTGAGCCACGAGGTCGCCTCGGAGACGGTCTTGATCGGAGGCGCACTCCTCGAACAGATCGGCAGCCCGGCAGCCATCGCGACTTCCCTCGGCAGCACGGCGCTCGGCGCGATGGCGGGGAGCAACTTCCTTAGCGCCCGTCTCGGCAAGGTCGGAGCCATGGCTGCCCAGTTCGTCGCCCCCATGGCGACGGCTGCCTACGAAGGCTACAAGTCCGGAGGCGTCTCGGGTGCCCTGAAGGGAGCGGCGACTGCGGGAGTCAACACCGGCGCCGGGATGATCGCCGGCATGGTTCCCGGAGGAGACGCGGCACTCTCGGCCGGTATGGAGTTCGCTGGCAACAAGCTGCTCGAGAAGGGCATGGACTGGAGCGAGAAGCAGATCAAAGGCGAAGGCTCCGGTGGCAGCAACAAGAAGGCGGAGGGCCCGAGCGCGGAAGGTGGTGGCGCCGGCGCAGCCCAGAGCGACGCGAGCGGCGCCGAGGGCGGTGGCTCGGGTAACAAGGAGATCAAGATCGCCGGCGCCGCCGTGGAATGCGTTGGAGCCGCGAATATCGTCACGACGCCGGCGTCCGTCGAGTGGGAGACCTACGGCGTGGCTCAGCTTCTGGTGGGCGGTGCGCACCTCACCAAGGCGCGCTCGAACGTGTCCCTCGAGGTGGGGGGCGCATCGATCGAAGCTTCCGCGAGCCATGTGGTCAAAGCAGGTGCAACCGTCGCGCGCGAAGTCAAAGCCGCGCTGAACAGCACGAGCGCCGCACTCACCATGCAATCCAGCGCGGGCGTCGGCTTCAAAGCGCCCGCCATCGTGTTCAAGAGCGCAGGCGCGCTGTCGTGCTCAGGGGGCAAGGTGAGCTTCGTCGTCGGCGGAACGACGGTGAGTTTCGATGGCGGTGCGGTGCTCGTCGAAGGCGGCGCAGTCACCTTCGCGAAGAAGACCAAACAGAGCGGGTCAACGGATCACTGA
- a CDS encoding DUF2169 domain-containing protein, whose amino-acid sequence MIYNNTRFQVAEMWHQWSEPEGGSEALTLVVKATYDIQQDGRCTPADEQIAMRYTEELTGERDDAPSARLPADVIPEKQGSDVIIAGHAYFAPGETQVTTNVQVGEVSAPLLVHGPRHYESVLGSVRIGNAVTTDRVALIYEKAYGGMSEDLQRVEERNPAGVGVTSNPKSLDGTLAPQIEHPSKPFQSAKDAHTPMGYAPVMAYWEPRKSSFGTLDEVYFKQRMPLTPKDFSLRYNNQAHPSLMLSRRLSARDSVALLGLTPERLLRFQLPDLALAIRGYRDQGKPELRRPEIDTLVISPDERRIEVVARERFRLLRTNPLRDLQIDPEAA is encoded by the coding sequence ATGATCTACAACAACACTCGCTTTCAGGTTGCAGAGATGTGGCACCAGTGGAGCGAGCCCGAGGGCGGCTCCGAGGCTCTCACCCTGGTGGTCAAGGCGACCTACGACATCCAGCAGGATGGCCGTTGCACGCCCGCGGACGAACAGATTGCGATGCGCTACACAGAGGAGCTCACGGGTGAGCGTGACGACGCGCCCAGTGCGCGTCTCCCCGCGGATGTGATTCCAGAGAAGCAAGGCAGCGACGTGATCATCGCGGGCCACGCCTACTTCGCGCCAGGCGAGACCCAAGTCACCACCAATGTGCAGGTGGGTGAAGTGTCCGCGCCTTTGCTCGTCCATGGTCCGCGGCACTACGAGAGCGTGCTCGGCAGCGTGCGCATCGGTAACGCCGTCACCACGGATCGCGTCGCGCTGATCTACGAGAAAGCCTACGGCGGGATGTCGGAAGATCTGCAGCGAGTCGAAGAGCGCAACCCCGCTGGCGTTGGGGTGACGTCCAACCCAAAGTCCCTCGACGGCACGCTCGCGCCTCAAATCGAGCATCCAAGCAAGCCATTTCAAAGCGCGAAGGATGCTCATACTCCCATGGGCTATGCCCCGGTCATGGCGTACTGGGAGCCTCGGAAGAGCTCCTTTGGCACCCTCGACGAGGTGTACTTCAAGCAGCGCATGCCGCTGACTCCGAAGGACTTCAGCCTGCGCTACAACAATCAGGCGCACCCAAGCTTGATGCTGAGTCGAAGACTGAGCGCGCGAGACTCGGTGGCGTTGCTCGGGCTCACGCCGGAGCGCCTGTTGCGTTTTCAGCTGCCGGACCTGGCCCTTGCGATCCGCGGCTACCGCGACCAGGGCAAGCCGGAGCTACGGCGGCCCGAGATCGACACCTTGGTGATTTCACCCGACGAGCGTCGCATCGAAGTCGTGGCGAGGGAGCGCTTTCGCTTGCTTCGCACGAATCCGCTGCGAGACCTGCAGATTGATCCGGAGGCAGCGTGA
- the tssI gene encoding type VI secretion system tip protein VgrG, translating into MDYELSLDGCPTLGVEVEVTERLHSPWVALVRVAPLAASTAAELPPEQLVREWLGRRGTLGLRPEIAQDCELPAPVKQGIVRAVHLTRAALELEFVAPLALLGLGQDQRIFLELDALEIASQIFQEATIRVENRCGRALAKRRQCVQHWESRLTFVSRILAEEGIVYHCAADGSNAVVLLDSPDAFDGDPAPLLVRREAGLTTSSRAVNDARLRYRRRTESVLLNEWNYEAPSADLASPAGDKSALEYYQFHADYKDTEQGKQLAQLTLESLRQDTRVLQGSTPCRELVPGRSVEVEADESGLRGRWLVTSVSYVSQITSDASPATGGEQRFVCEFQAVPGEAGFRPKQQTVPSEFITSSLVAGADGDEIHPDDQLRVKLRQHADRRGADGDRDAASPPKDTDSTWCRVVQPNMSGSMLIPRVGWEVICGHWGKGSDEPLVLGRMVNALFPPPNPLPAQKTFTAFGTRSTPAGGGKGNRVAFDDTKGKEGMHFNAGSDLTDKTANDKTTTVTASESHNVSGSRNVATAQVYTKSTLGAETYSVGTRNVKVASNKTINAGAETIVIGGARIFCVGGEQGIEAATLVRCVAGLKTELPVGGEARKVKGSNVTVIGGALLQAASTSGVSVAGVNNEAVAGPKVVSCTNYALNVTGVLTESYGARLIRGAGVDHIGKGAININNSGAATLSGANVVFQASGKITIKAGGCTISITPGSVEVDGNFESSGEASNSASQKYG; encoded by the coding sequence ATGGACTATGAACTCAGTCTGGACGGCTGCCCAACCCTCGGCGTCGAAGTCGAAGTCACGGAACGCCTCCACAGCCCGTGGGTCGCGCTCGTGCGAGTCGCTCCGCTGGCCGCCAGCACCGCCGCTGAGCTGCCACCCGAGCAGCTGGTCCGCGAGTGGCTAGGCCGCCGAGGCACGCTCGGGCTGCGCCCTGAAATTGCCCAAGATTGCGAACTGCCTGCGCCGGTCAAGCAGGGCATCGTGCGCGCCGTACACCTGACCCGAGCGGCCCTCGAACTGGAGTTCGTGGCACCGCTGGCGTTGCTCGGGCTCGGTCAGGATCAGCGGATCTTCCTCGAACTCGACGCGCTCGAGATCGCCAGTCAAATCTTTCAGGAAGCGACGATCCGCGTTGAGAATCGCTGTGGGAGGGCACTCGCCAAGCGTCGACAATGCGTGCAGCACTGGGAGTCCAGGCTGACGTTCGTTTCACGCATCCTCGCGGAAGAGGGCATCGTCTACCACTGCGCTGCGGACGGCTCGAACGCCGTGGTGCTGCTCGATTCGCCTGACGCCTTCGACGGCGACCCTGCACCCCTGCTGGTGCGCCGCGAAGCCGGGCTCACGACGAGCAGCCGCGCTGTCAACGACGCCCGGTTGCGCTACCGACGCCGCACGGAGAGCGTGCTCCTGAACGAGTGGAACTACGAAGCGCCGTCGGCGGACCTCGCGTCTCCCGCTGGAGACAAATCAGCGCTTGAGTACTACCAGTTTCACGCCGACTACAAGGACACTGAGCAGGGCAAACAGCTCGCCCAGCTGACACTTGAATCCCTGCGGCAAGACACCCGGGTCCTGCAGGGGAGCACGCCCTGCAGGGAGCTCGTGCCAGGCAGGAGCGTCGAGGTGGAAGCCGATGAGAGCGGACTGCGCGGGCGCTGGCTCGTCACTTCCGTGAGCTACGTCAGTCAAATCACGAGCGACGCATCCCCTGCTACCGGCGGCGAGCAGCGCTTCGTGTGCGAGTTTCAAGCCGTCCCTGGCGAAGCGGGCTTCCGCCCCAAGCAGCAGACCGTACCCAGCGAGTTCATCACCAGTTCACTGGTGGCGGGAGCGGATGGAGACGAGATCCATCCCGACGACCAGCTCCGAGTGAAGCTGCGTCAGCACGCAGATCGTCGCGGCGCGGACGGGGACCGGGATGCGGCATCTCCTCCCAAGGACACGGACTCCACCTGGTGCCGCGTGGTTCAACCCAACATGAGCGGCAGCATGCTGATCCCCCGCGTTGGTTGGGAAGTGATCTGTGGTCACTGGGGTAAAGGCTCCGACGAGCCGCTGGTACTTGGCCGCATGGTGAACGCGTTGTTCCCTCCCCCAAACCCCCTGCCTGCGCAAAAGACCTTCACCGCGTTTGGAACTCGCAGCACACCCGCGGGCGGCGGAAAAGGCAATCGCGTGGCCTTCGACGACACGAAGGGCAAAGAGGGCATGCACTTCAATGCCGGCAGCGACCTGACGGACAAGACGGCCAACGACAAGACCACCACCGTCACTGCCAGCGAGAGCCACAACGTGAGTGGGAGCCGCAACGTTGCGACCGCGCAGGTGTACACGAAGAGCACCTTGGGCGCCGAAACCTATTCCGTGGGGACACGCAACGTGAAGGTGGCCTCCAACAAGACCATCAACGCAGGCGCAGAGACGATCGTCATCGGCGGCGCGCGCATCTTCTGCGTGGGCGGTGAGCAGGGCATCGAAGCTGCCACGCTCGTGCGCTGTGTCGCAGGACTCAAGACGGAGCTGCCGGTCGGCGGTGAAGCGCGCAAGGTCAAAGGCTCGAACGTCACCGTGATTGGCGGCGCGCTACTCCAGGCAGCATCGACCTCGGGCGTCAGTGTCGCTGGTGTGAACAACGAGGCGGTCGCGGGGCCCAAGGTCGTGAGCTGCACCAACTACGCGCTGAACGTCACCGGCGTGCTGACGGAGAGCTATGGCGCACGCTTGATTCGCGGCGCCGGGGTGGATCACATCGGCAAGGGGGCGATCAACATCAACAACAGCGGCGCCGCGACGCTGAGCGGCGCCAACGTCGTGTTTCAGGCCAGCGGGAAGATCACGATCAAGGCCGGGGGCTGCACCATTTCCATCACCCCTGGGAGCGTGGAGGTCGACGGAAACTTCGAGTCCTCTGGCGAAGCGAGCAACTCCGCCAGCCAAAAATACGGTTAA
- the tssI gene encoding type VI secretion system tip protein VgrG: MSDHASIQVDLVVEGVDATFQVLRLGGREAMNELSTLEVEFTTTEDVLGLDPRGLDQLFGKAATVALVDRRESHTRTLPLMILAVELVEETINGELRIELSLVPRIQLLAERTGHAIWVDKSTQQIVESLLENQGLGGGELDVRLSQAYEPRPQCVQYAETEWDHALRLLADEGISAWFDTEQEAPIWVLADTLEACVDIEGDAVLPFEDGAAHTQLRQFTEFELEANWCTGNVHLRDDDVRQPEVPIEGKLEDGEGLYFAYPARLVNGDQAAQRARARLDQLRRFELVARGSSDCVRLQPGRIFELYSEQTELNQRYLIVSVEHRFVESTPGKEQAAGYTNRVLMVPAGRFFRPAIPEWPTLPGLEPATVTGPAGEEIHVDDLGAVKLKFPWDRSDTMDDTTSTWARTMQQNLGGSMLLPRMNWEVLVAYAHGNPDQPRVLGRLYNAEAALPYSPKGQSASTSFQTASSPGGGAVNELKMGDSAGKESMSINAAKDQSVVVGGDALTTVAGNEDHTVASSSTLTSKTHSHSVGGAHNIDVGTDYTIQVGARSETIGGVEINKVTGSRIVKAGGAYQEVVGALQATQCINANLECAALANLVGGAMIHAAGAGANETVLGARSHVVGAVRGINCVNYEEKVLGVKAITSGASLLQAGAGNATQAPVINLSMTALTASAAADVVFDGATISIEAASLTAPGGSISGGTLKVVGSEVKGSITRKGVSELDA; encoded by the coding sequence GTGAGCGACCACGCATCGATTCAAGTCGACCTGGTGGTCGAGGGAGTGGACGCAACTTTTCAAGTCCTGCGCCTCGGAGGCCGAGAGGCGATGAATGAGCTCTCGACGCTGGAAGTGGAGTTCACGACCACGGAGGACGTGCTGGGCCTGGATCCCCGCGGACTCGATCAGTTGTTTGGTAAGGCGGCGACGGTCGCCCTCGTGGACCGTCGTGAGTCACACACCCGCACCCTGCCGTTGATGATCCTGGCGGTCGAGTTGGTGGAAGAAACCATCAACGGTGAGCTACGCATCGAACTCAGTCTGGTCCCCCGGATCCAGCTACTGGCGGAGCGCACCGGCCACGCGATCTGGGTTGACAAGAGCACCCAGCAGATTGTCGAGAGCTTGCTCGAGAATCAGGGGTTGGGGGGAGGCGAGCTAGATGTGCGCCTCAGCCAAGCTTACGAGCCTCGTCCCCAGTGCGTGCAGTATGCCGAGACGGAGTGGGACCACGCACTGCGTCTGCTCGCGGACGAGGGAATTTCCGCATGGTTTGATACGGAGCAAGAGGCACCCATTTGGGTCTTGGCGGACACTCTCGAGGCCTGCGTGGACATCGAAGGCGATGCCGTGTTGCCGTTCGAGGATGGAGCGGCGCACACCCAGCTTCGGCAGTTCACTGAGTTCGAACTGGAAGCCAACTGGTGCACCGGAAATGTCCACTTGCGAGACGACGACGTGCGCCAGCCCGAGGTCCCTATCGAAGGCAAGCTCGAGGACGGCGAGGGTCTCTACTTCGCCTACCCCGCCAGGCTCGTCAACGGAGACCAAGCAGCGCAGCGGGCGCGGGCGCGCCTGGATCAGCTGAGGCGCTTCGAGCTCGTTGCCAGGGGCTCCTCGGACTGCGTCAGGTTGCAGCCGGGGCGCATCTTCGAGCTGTACTCGGAGCAAACGGAGCTAAATCAGCGCTACTTGATCGTTTCCGTGGAGCATCGCTTCGTCGAGTCCACGCCTGGCAAGGAGCAAGCGGCGGGCTACACGAACCGGGTCTTGATGGTGCCCGCAGGGCGCTTCTTCCGACCAGCCATTCCGGAGTGGCCAACGCTACCGGGGCTTGAGCCGGCGACGGTAACGGGGCCAGCCGGGGAAGAAATCCATGTCGACGACCTGGGCGCGGTCAAGTTGAAGTTCCCCTGGGACCGTAGCGACACCATGGATGACACCACCTCGACCTGGGCGCGGACCATGCAACAGAACCTTGGCGGCAGCATGCTGCTTCCGCGCATGAATTGGGAAGTGCTGGTCGCGTACGCCCATGGCAACCCGGACCAGCCACGGGTCCTGGGTCGGCTTTACAACGCGGAGGCTGCGCTGCCCTACTCGCCAAAGGGTCAAAGCGCCTCGACTTCGTTCCAGACGGCGAGCTCTCCCGGCGGTGGCGCCGTGAATGAACTAAAAATGGGCGACTCCGCGGGGAAAGAGTCGATGAGCATCAACGCCGCGAAGGACCAGAGCGTGGTCGTCGGTGGCGACGCCCTCACGACGGTTGCGGGAAACGAGGATCACACGGTGGCGTCTTCATCGACCCTCACGTCAAAAACGCACTCGCACTCGGTCGGCGGCGCCCACAACATCGATGTAGGCACGGACTACACCATCCAGGTCGGCGCACGCTCGGAGACCATTGGTGGTGTCGAGATCAACAAGGTCACCGGCTCTCGCATCGTCAAGGCAGGCGGGGCGTACCAAGAAGTGGTTGGGGCGCTCCAGGCGACTCAGTGCATCAACGCAAACCTCGAGTGTGCCGCGCTGGCGAACCTCGTCGGCGGGGCCATGATTCACGCCGCAGGTGCCGGCGCCAACGAAACGGTGCTTGGAGCTCGCTCACACGTGGTCGGCGCCGTACGCGGGATCAACTGCGTGAACTACGAGGAGAAGGTCCTCGGCGTCAAAGCCATCACGTCCGGCGCTAGTCTCCTACAAGCAGGCGCGGGCAACGCCACGCAGGCGCCGGTGATCAACCTGAGCATGACCGCGCTGACCGCGAGCGCCGCGGCGGACGTCGTGTTTGACGGCGCGACGATCAGTATCGAAGCAGCCAGCCTCACGGCACCTGGAGGCTCCATCTCCGGCGGCACCCTGAAGGTGGTCGGTTCCGAGGTCAAAGGCTCGATCACCCGCAAGGGAGTCAGTGAGTTGGACGCGTGA
- a CDS encoding O-antigen ligase family protein: MWDPAATALAPKALAVCVLALCGAAWCAFRGAPLVLPSPLGAAGLWVAWSCFSLLWGSPGALVGLSFNIAALVLALVARATWSNKELRQQLRKLAVFLGVSTAAWALYQYAGGARGSYIHGGLGNPNWLGLSLALTLLLSIPQRSALHSLRGRLAVALSLTPQLAALYLAQSRVAWVALVVALVVGLLRVSLQRLDPTRIRAAKLGRLAPHLAWLCAMTAPLGAWGAAPSASGSWQAALAGRRFIWRSALEAMAQNPLKALTGFGSGRFSEAFLEGQGALLGELSERSAARAFQALQSAHSDWLQTFLEHGLIGWALMVAWLWLSLRAVGTGKIWIHGEMFLAALAVCAIADAPLLQPGILVLALLVTAAIGTDAFGRIPRLRRLPIWWLALGLLAVGTRLTAGHWLGERAATAAKAVPEERLSALARAVKLDPYSADTHFDFAVALLASDQPERSLEHAERSLQLSRSLGAELIRAKALSRLGRLKQAHVALLSARTISPGSFRVNLGLAAIELEQGEPGTAETSLNRAAAVLPGDSRIAPLRERIKQAKRDQELR, from the coding sequence GTGTGGGACCCTGCCGCCACGGCGCTCGCGCCCAAGGCCCTAGCGGTCTGCGTGCTCGCGCTCTGTGGCGCGGCTTGGTGCGCCTTCCGCGGGGCGCCCCTCGTGCTCCCCTCGCCACTCGGCGCTGCAGGCCTTTGGGTAGCCTGGAGTTGTTTCTCGCTGCTCTGGGGCAGCCCCGGCGCGCTCGTCGGGCTGAGCTTCAACATCGCAGCGCTTGTGCTCGCGCTGGTCGCGCGCGCGACCTGGTCCAACAAGGAGCTGCGTCAGCAGCTGCGGAAGCTGGCAGTTTTCTTGGGGGTGAGCACCGCCGCATGGGCTCTCTACCAATACGCGGGCGGCGCTCGGGGTAGCTACATCCACGGTGGCCTCGGTAACCCCAACTGGCTCGGGCTGAGCTTGGCCCTGACACTGCTGCTCAGTATTCCACAACGCAGCGCGCTTCACAGCCTGCGCGGTCGCTTGGCGGTAGCGCTGAGCCTCACTCCGCAGCTGGCCGCGTTGTACCTCGCCCAGAGCCGCGTTGCCTGGGTCGCCCTGGTAGTCGCGCTGGTTGTTGGACTGCTGCGTGTGTCGCTGCAGCGTCTCGACCCAACCCGTATCCGCGCGGCGAAGCTCGGGCGCCTTGCGCCTCATCTGGCCTGGCTCTGCGCCATGACCGCGCCCCTTGGAGCCTGGGGCGCCGCGCCCAGCGCCTCGGGTAGCTGGCAAGCGGCCCTCGCTGGCCGCCGCTTCATCTGGCGCTCGGCGCTCGAGGCGATGGCGCAGAACCCGCTGAAAGCGCTCACCGGCTTCGGCAGCGGTCGCTTCTCCGAAGCGTTCCTTGAAGGCCAGGGCGCATTGCTGGGTGAACTGAGCGAGCGTTCCGCGGCGCGTGCCTTCCAAGCGCTGCAGAGCGCTCACTCCGACTGGCTGCAGACGTTCCTCGAACACGGGCTCATTGGCTGGGCGCTGATGGTCGCTTGGTTGTGGCTGTCGCTACGCGCAGTCGGCACGGGCAAGATTTGGATCCATGGGGAAATGTTCCTCGCAGCGCTGGCGGTGTGTGCCATCGCGGACGCTCCGCTCTTGCAGCCGGGGATCCTGGTGCTTGCACTGCTCGTCACGGCGGCGATTGGGACGGACGCCTTCGGTCGCATCCCGCGGCTCCGGCGCCTGCCGATTTGGTGGCTCGCGCTGGGGCTCTTGGCGGTGGGGACACGCCTCACGGCAGGCCACTGGCTGGGCGAGCGCGCGGCAACGGCGGCGAAGGCAGTACCCGAGGAGCGCCTCTCCGCGCTTGCCCGTGCCGTGAAGCTCGACCCCTACTCCGCCGACACGCATTTCGATTTCGCCGTTGCGTTGCTCGCCTCAGACCAACCCGAGCGTTCCCTCGAACACGCGGAACGGAGCCTGCAGCTGAGTCGCTCCTTGGGCGCGGAGTTGATTCGCGCCAAAGCGCTGAGCCGCCTGGGGAGGTTGAAGCAGGCGCACGTTGCGCTCCTCTCCGCGCGCACAATCAGCCCCGGTTCCTTTCGAGTCAACCTAGGCCTGGCGGCCATCGAGCTGGAACAGGGGGAACCAGGAACCGCGGAAACATCTTTGAACCGCGCGGCCGCGGTGTTGCCTGGGGACTCACGCATTGCGCCCCTGAGAGAGCGCATCAAGCAGGCCAAGCGAGACCAAGAACTCCGCTGA